The genomic region TCTGTGTGATGGTTGGCTAAGTAAACCCAAGGATAAAATATCCAATCTGATCCTGTTTGGCTGCGTGCGGTGTTCTGGGCAATTTGGCGAACAAGAAATGATTGGTGCTTCGGTGATAAAATTATGCTTGATCTATCTAATGTCATTTTTCTTTGTTGCTTATGGTTGGACTCCTGGGCTATTCGGCAGAGAGAGAAGGAAAAAAGGATGGTGGTCAAAGGAAGCAAGTTAATCAGAAAGATAGCAAGTGAAGTGTTTGGCCGGGCGTATGGGTGGTGTCCGAGGGACAGACATATTTCTGGTTGATCTGGGTTGTGGTTTCAGGCTTATGAAGTCGTCTGCACTTTTGGTTTTGGTTGCGCTAGTTTCTTTTGTTGCGCCTGGCTGCCTTGAGAAGGCTTAAGCTGATGTAATAAGAAATGCTTATGTTCCTATTACTCTATTAGCAGGTCGCAGGTCGAACTTTGTTTCTATTCTAGGCCTCCTTGCTTATCTAGGGTGTGTAAGGTGTCTTGGTAGAAGTCGGGCCTAGTAGTGTTTCAGTCGGACCTTTTGGTCGTGCTGGTAGTCAGTGTAATGAACACTTTCCTATTTCCTAATGAAATAGGGGGCTTCGCCCCTTGTTAAAAAAAAATGTAATTTAGTGATTTGGAAGGAAAAGCTTCAGCTTGTTTGTCTAAGAATTGCTGGAACCAAGCAACAAGTCCAGTGTGTATTTTAAAGTCATCGTGTGTTATAAACTGCTAGTTAGTATGCAGAGGCTTGCCATACGTACCCTAAGCTCTTGAAGCTGTGCTTCTGTAAAGCCTCCCACATCTTCAGTTCCTGACCTTGCCATGAGGCCGATAACCCACCGCGCTGCTTCACTGTAGTCCTTCTGGGTTGCGCGGAACAGTTGCAGCCGTACGTTTTGCATGACGGAGAGGCCAAGGAGCCCTTCACGGTTGAAGTACGGGTGTGCCAATGCGGCCTTAGCACTGGTCCTCTGCCGTGCTTTGTACCGGACCATCGAGGTGAGGAGTTCCCATCCGATACCACCGTCTAAATCCATGATGTCAAAGCCCCTCCGGAGCTCAGCACTCGCTCGTGGCTCCACCAGATTCCTCCAAGCTTGTAAGTCATAATCACATCTTTTCAGTTGGCGATTAAATTGTATGAGGTTGCTATCAGTTCGTAGTGAAGGGAATGCCTACAAAAGAAAACAATGTCTCGTTAAAGATATTATAGCAACTAAAAGATGTCTAATGGAATTCCACAGAAATGTGCTGCCACGGTATGTCTGGAACTGGGAAGAGACAAAACAAAACAACAAGTTGCTCAGCTGATTTTATTGGAAACCTGCGTCTTACAACACCACGGTAAAAAACAATCTGGATTCAAATGACAGTGTATACTGCCCAAGTCTGGTTTCAGTCCACGATATACACAGGTGATGTTGGCTGAACCAGAGTGTGGAGATGTATGCAGAGAATATTCCACATATATTAAGAAGACGAGGACAAAGTGTAGGTTGGAAGAGCTAGAAAAGGAGGTTGGATGAAGAAATCAAGAAAGTAAAACACAATTGAAGGTAATATAGGATGTTGCAAAACCTTATGTAATGTCGCGAAAAATAGTTCTCGTTTCAATAAAATATAAAGATAATCATATACGTTAATAAATATGTGTGCTCATAAATCATAATGATCAGATGAGCAAACACAACTATCTTTTTTTTAACTAAGCAAATACATCCATCCTGCAAGTCAGTAATAACTAATACAATAGTCACTACAAGCACATGCTAGCCAAAAACTGGATGGTGTTTGGAAGATGCGGACATAGTAGAAGAGCCTATCCAAGCAGCAGTGTAGTGTAGAGGGAAGATCAGCACTATGATGGGATTCGAACTATAAAAAAGAACAATCATCACAGCCTATGGAGATTGGAAATACCAGTTTTAGACCTTTTCAGATTTCCTAGTCGTGTGCTCTATAAGATATACCAGAGCCACTGCACCTAGCATTCAATGTATGCCTATACTGATCTTTAATACATAACTGTGCCTCTACTAATTTTTAATATGTAATTGTGCCTCAATCTGTTTTGCAGATACCTACAAATATATGCTAATATGCTATTCCCTGTAATCACTCACCATCTGTAAGAATATGAGACCCAAGCTATATATGTCGAATCTGTCAGGAAGGTTCAGCTGTCAATGAAAAATATCACTGTATAAGTTTGAGTAATTATCCTTAACAATGGAACAAATATCTCAGAGACATGAAAATCAGTGCGAAGGAAACCTGCCACAGGACTGGAGACAAAGTTGTTGCAACTGGAACAGAAGGAGCAGACGGGGTTTGTGTGCTCATAATATATTGTTCTGGAGCAGCATACCTGCCAGGTATTTTTATAGCTTCAACAACCTTTTCTAGTGAAACTATTAGCACAAACAGCTTTGCAGGGTAAAATGTTTGACTACTGGAGAATTTTCTTTAATGTTTCCATGCTATGCACGTATTGATAATGAAGGTGGCCATCAGTACCTTGGATCCAAAAGGAACTCTTTAGGAATATAGTTAATTCCTACACGTAAGTCAGCTGCTGCTCCAAGATCAATAATTTTGAAGGTTCGTGATCCTACCATAAAGAAACATTTGAAAATTAATGCAAAATATTTTAGCATAAAATTGCAAACAGACTGAGATTATTTTATTACCCTCTGAAAATATCACATTTTGAGGTTTTATATCTCTGTGAACAATTCCTGTCGAATGAAGTCCGTCAAGAGCAAATAAGAGTTGTCTCATCACCGTTTGAATGATCTTATTCTCTCTCGCTATTCCCTTTGGCAAGTCTTGGATACCGCCAAGAATTTTTGTCTCCACCTAGTTGGCGAAAACAATTGAGACACAGCTGTTAAGTATATAACAGCTACTCCATGCCACTGTAAATTTCGTATGGCTTCTCGGTTGACTCAAAAGTTAGAATGCATCACATGGAAGGTTTAAGTTGACCCCTCAGCAATACATAAGTATGGAAGATTGCAATTTACCATACAACGACAATGCTAACTTAACAAAAGGATGACAATTAGACATACCTGAATATTCTCaataaaagaagaaaaggaaaaaagcATGCCTGACTACTCTCTCTAACGGTGGATTAGAAATTGAGCCTATGTATAATAAGCTAAAGGATCATACTCCCTCTGTTCCAAATTGCAAGTCGTTTTGGCTTTTTTAAGATTCTAGTTTTTACCATGTATCTAAACATAGTGTATAGCTAGGTGCATAGCAAAAGCTAAACAAGCATAGTTCCAAACAAACACAACAGGTCACACATATAGTTTACTAGAACTTATTAATGGACTTGGTCATTCTAGTACCGCTAAGCAAGTGAACACAATTGCAAGGTACGCAGAAAGTACAGCTGAGAAGATTTCAGCGGCAAGGTGGTAATCATCAGCTAAATTAACTGCAGCGCATTGAAACAAACAAGTAACACAATAAACAACAAACAACAAACAAAGCCTTTTAGCCCCAAGCAATTTGAGGTAGCCTAGAGTTGAAACCTGACAAAGGCCACAAATCAATGTTCAGGCACGTGAATAGTTGTTTCAGCCATTCACAATAAACATGAAAAAAATGTGGTTCAGCTGAAGTTTAAGCAACCAAAGGAACCGACTCAAGACTTTTTCAAGGTGGATGCGGAACTTACATTGTAAGGGAATTCCTTGCTTTGCATGAGATCATAAAGTGTATCCTCACCTTCAAAACGCCAAATAAGCCAATATTCTTCAGCTCCCTTACCTTTTGCTTTTGTCTGAAAGGCAACATGTGATGCCTTAGTAATCAACCAAATTATAGTAAAGAAAGCTAAGACCATTTTGAAGTTATCCTTAAGGAAAAGGGACTGGgtgaaccccccccccccccacccaccCCACACAAAAAACTCGActtctcacacaggtcgagaaaacccccgaacccctgccccacccatacacagcggcatcgaagcccatgtgagaacgaccacgaccggggctgagccttagacctgtgctttggcgtgggacagacgaggggattttttaaccACAACCTGAAATTCGCTTACACGGGaagtcgaacccaggacctgagaagtactactcagaccacctaaccaactcagctagaggccctttcgcaccCACCCCACACACACACATACATAAACAAACAAACACAAATAAACTGTGACTATGAGTATACCTCGCAAAAGCCATAAATAAAATCCGCACAGCTACTAGCGCATGCCCTCCTGACACGTTCATTCATCCAAATCTCCACTGCACCATACTCTGTTGCCTTCTTCACGACCAAATCCCCTTGCTTCAAAGATGAACAAAAGGTTTTAGACGTCCATTGGTATGACTTGTTGACACAAATTGCCAGTGTTATAGATATCCTGAAGTCTCCAAATCCAACATTGTCAATAAACTAGTATGAAACTgatccacatataataacaacaaCCACAGCATTAGCTTGTGTGGTCACAATATTGAATGTACATCCTTTTTTCTAACTTCTCTCAGGAGAACAATTCATTTTCCTCTTTTCCTGAGGTTTGAACAGCACACTCAATAATCAAAATGCACAAGTGCATATCATCTGGCTTTACCTTGCCACCCACTTTGTTGTGCACTCCCTCTGTCCCTTGTTCATCGTTATAGGAagcatgttggtcaaactttcttAAGTTTGACCATTTATGGAAAATATTAGCAACTTTTATATCTTCAAATAATTTTATTACCAAATTACATTCAAAGATCTAACAAATGATATTATGTATCATAAACGTTACTATTTTCTTGTATATATTTGTTCAAAGTTGAATACGTTTGACTTCTCGGGAAGCTCTAACTAACGGAGGGATCAGTAAAGTAGTAAACCCAAGCAGAACGTATGGACTGACGATTAGCAGACGAAATTGTACAGAATCGAAGCCTTTACATGAGGATGCGTGCGACATTAGCCTTACCTTCTTCGCCGCTTCGGGGTTCGCCAGTGAAGCCTTACACACGACCCCGAATGCGCCCTCCCCGAGCTTCTTCCCAAATACCAAGTCATCCTGTCCAACAGCCCAAGCACCATATCAGCACAAACGGTGGCGACAGAGGACATAGGATTCAGAATCTGAAGCGCGAACACACCTTGCGGAAGGTAGGGCGGAAGAGGCGTTCGGCGAAGGCGAGGACGAACATGTCGAAGAACCCCGGCGCGACGCCTGGCGTGGACCAGAGGTACGACACGGTAGCGAGCGCGAGCGTGAGGCCGGGGGCCGTGATGGTGAGCCCGTCGTTCCGGGGGAGCGTGCTGCGGTAGATGACGTCGCCGCACTGCATGACGGTGCAGGGGAGCCCCACGCCCACCGCCTCcaccagctggcggcccagctcCGTCGCGACGCCGCCGAGCTCCGCCGTCACCGGCCGGAACGACGCGGCGGCGTGGCCCGCcggccgccggcgccggcgccggaggAGGGTGTCGTGGCCGGGGAGGAAGGAGGTGGAGAGACCGAGGCCACTAGCGGCCATTTCGGATTTTTTTCCCGACCTTTTCCTGGTTGAAAAATGCGGCTCCCGCTATATATTCCGAGTTTGAATTATCGTTCGAGAGATAATTTTGTTCAAACGTGTGGAATATATGAGTTTGACACGTAGCTGAGGGTCCACATGTCAGTGACTCAAAATGCATGTGACAAAGGAGGAGTTTTGGTTGTTTctgaaataaaaataaaaaagacGAGGAGGCCATAATTTGTGGTTACGGGAAGATTAACGTGGTGGGGAAGCATCGATTGCTTCCGTGGCTAGGATCTGCTCCGAGTGTCTCACTCTCAGACTCCCGGACAAGACACGGTCAATTCATAATCATCTTCTTCCGTCCAGAAATCAAGGATGAGTTGCTCCAATTGCTTATATATCAAAATAAGAAAACAAAGAGGTTAGAAAAATCAATTATTCTCGGTCGTGCTTGCTTGGTGGAGAAAAAATGACTGCCGTTGTTACTTCATGATTGCAACTCAGGTAATTGCTTTTAGCACGATCTATGTATGCATGATAATTTCCCTTGATACTGGTACATCAGTACATCCACTAGACTACTAATATGTCGTTAAAAGATAAACTGGAATTGTACTCAGTACTCACTAAAGATAAGGGTGGCGGGACAGTAAGAAACTAGCAAATGGCACGCGCCAGCGCGCGCGTTCTTGTTATGGAAATTTAATACTTATTTCTATCTAAATCATATAGAAGGGACATTATTATACTATTACACATGTATATAGAGCGATACGGACGACTGTAAAAGCATTACATAGTAAATTGTCACCATAGGGTGTAGCAAGCTTCAAACAGTTCTTGTTTAGTAGTactcatatatacatatatttttAGGAGTACATGAGACttcatatatgaaacatatatagtaGGATGCATCAACaaaaggtggcgtctcccagttgactttctggcgccaaggatagattttagatcctgctatatttatcttttattttgtaagacttccgctatgtaataagtactctgattattgtgacatttatctctatacactctgtgattatatatattgtcttctttggcgcatgtatgagatgcacccggctttgtcccttaaaaccgggtgttacagaagtggtatcagaggaatgttgactgtaggacgaaacctaaatagaactggacaaccaatacttacttaccttactctgattcattctatacttatctcttCTTGATCCTgtttcaccttctactgttctactctgattaaccttacctttgctactctaattattttatgaacttatcttaatcttttctcatctattttcgctatactctgatcattcttaccttttccttctaaagaaaaatgtggatttcacacttttgaaatcttgtgcctaaagtgacctttaggaataggagacctactcttaggaccaaaaacaaaactatttttatatgtatctatacgcttgagtgtttgttcttgtgatatttgtttgatttggatttttgattgagtgtgataagttgtggagtaacgtccatgattacatctgcatatacatataggtataaatgtaaataaataaaatttatgagataactaaacaatttagattatcctccattaaagtataTCTAATTTAAATGGATCCTTCTTACCTTAAAAGATTCTTCCATACCTTAATGGATCCCTCTTATCTCAAAAGACTCACTCTTACTATATTGGATCCCTCTTAACCTAAAGGAATCTATCTTATCTTAaatgatccatcttatcttaaaagattctctcataTCTTAATTGACCTATCtgatcttaaaagattctttcttaccttaattgattcatcttatctcgaaaagattatatcttattcttagagacttatcttgtcctaataatcatacttatcccaaccactttgcttatatcataatagtgtaacacacatgatctattccaaaataaattaggTAGATCTTAtccagtctaatctagttatatccaatctaacctATACCCTACCTCatctgaagatctgtttctactAAATCAAGCCCAACAAGAAGGTTAACCTCGAAAATGAAGGATACAAGTAAAAAAAATATCTTCGGATGAATCATGATCCACCATCTAGAATAAATGTTTCTGTTACCTAACTTTTCCCCAAGTCCTCTTTATACTCGCCTAGCATCAAACAatattttgacctacatcatgtagtcataTAGTCCATCTCATCCataactatcttaaccatattccccaactcCGATAAAACACACACCTCAAATCAGTGAGACAAAgactggagaagaaaagatcGACACCGGCAAGGAAGGACATTATAATCAAAGCGAATCTCAAGATGACTCAAGACTTAAACAGTTCGGATGAAGTCTTTTCCTTACCATAAcctttcttacctcaacctgttCGGCTTAcatcctacataataagtagctggataccTATGGTCTCCACATCACCTAGTATTGACTATAAAaaaaggaataataaggtctaattgacccatgtgttgctaataaattatgcatcatgctgagattttttttgtgcacatgtgttgatacaatatgagtatacaccctttccttacaaaatctcgaggacgagatttctgttaaggggggtaggatttgtaaggcccaaaatgtgtataagaaaataataataataacaataaaataaatatatgaagagataaaatagtaaattcagaaaTCTCGAAATTAAACGTGAGTACTGAAAATCGAGAAAgagtatgaaatataagagaaaaTGTATATATATCTTCATAAACAGTACTTTTAAATTGTGCGATATAGTTGGTTGGCATTTTGCGAATCAAATTTGAATGCAAATGCTAGATTTGAAATTAATGAAAGATATTCAAATAAAaacaaatagaaaagaaaaaaagggaaaagagaataaaaacaaaaaaaagaacaGCCTCGGTTTGGGCCGAGCTCCTCCCACCTTCCGGCCCACTCCCTCGCCTGCTCACTCGCCTGCCTGCGCACTGATGTTCGGTCACCGCCACGTGGGCCCGCTCAGCTGGCTTCCCTGTCCACGGCTCTGACTCGCTGACAGCATGGGACCCTAACGTCGGTTTCATCCTCTTCCCCAAATCCTCTGCTCGCTGCAACAGACCGCACCGCAGGACCCAGATTCCACCGGTGAATTCGCTCGCCTTGTTGTAACCACTTGGATGCGTGGTGTGCCTGCCGACCTTTTCCCCTAGCGGAGACCTCTTCTTCCCCGCGGACTCGTCACGCCGAACCGGCCGCCGTGTGGGGCGCCTGGAATTCCGGATCGGTGGTTGGGATCCGAAGCTCGTGGCAGCCGCGATCTCTGGCCCTATAGAACCTGGCCGGGTGCGCCGTCGATACACAAGACCGGGCGTCATCTCCTCCATCCGTCTCGCCGCAAGCCTAGAACAGAACCGCGCGGCGCCCGGGTCCCCAGATCCCCTTcacatcggtctctcgcctgcgtATAAACTTGGTTTCGCAACCACTGCCGCTCACCTCCCCAACGCCATAACCAAGCACCGTAGTTGTCGTTGTGCAGAACCTCATCGCGAGCTGAGCGAAGCCGCCATCGATGCCCCGTGCTCTGGGCGCTAATCGTGTTCCAGGGGATAGACAGAGAGGGAGTGTCAGGTGGCCGCCGTCGGCCACATCACGCGATGTCGCGGGATAGTCCTTGGAGTGCTGTTCGGCGTGTTCACCGGAGCACTCCGCACGTCCTCAGCACTTACACGGGCGACGCCGGTGGCCGGAGTTGGGTTGATTCCTCGCCGAAGTCATGGGTCGCCGCAACTTCGCCCTGCTTCGTGGGGGCATGCTCCTGCAGCATAATCGCTGCCTCGCTGGTAACGACTCTCCCTTTTGATTCGTAGTAATCCCTGGGATGCGTAGCACCGCTCGAATGGTTGTTTGAGGCCCTCGGCCGGGTTTGGACGTTTTCCTGTAATGTTCGCCGCCGCGGTGCCGCAACTCTGCGTGGGTCGGGATCTCCACGCCCGGGATCTAGGTGTGAGCCCTTCCGTCAGTTTCGCCATCTTCTCCGCTGGGTGCAGCACGTAGCCTATCGGAGTTCGAGCGGGGGAGCAGAGAAATCGTGAGTCCTAGTCGTGCGCCGCCGGCTGTGCTTGGACGCTGCCGCGCGTGGCCGGTGAAGTGGGGAAGATAGCCGCGCGCCGTTTGATCCGTAGTCGACGACTGAGATTAGCAGCAGGTTACCCATTGGCGGCCATTGAATCGTGGCCGTTAGTTGGATATCGTGGGAATCATAGGGATCTGGACATGGGGAATTTGGAACGTAGATTGCGTATCGGACCGTCGGGATCAAGTAGCGATCCGTTTATGTGGTCGATCTAATCGGCGTCGTTGATTTCTAATCTGACGTCTGATATTCttggataccccttcggccaccaCGTTTTGCATAAGAGTCCCTGCCCTTTTTATGAATAAACCCGCAGTGCAACTCTGGGTCTTGGCAAGATTTACACGAAGGCCCATGTACTCTCTGCTATTAGTGCGCGCAGTCCAGGAGATAAAAAAATAAGGAAaaggaattttagaaattgattttgggtttaaaaataattgcagaaactcatttaatccatagaaaattcatataatgtccaaattagtccattccaattgctataattttgtaatattattgtttataatTTAGTACcattgttttgacatgaaagtcacattaaaatttatatcctatttaatcttgtacaaaacacataaaatcattagaaattcataacttcttcgttttaattccgatttaacccgttccagttgtgttagcttcgtataagtatttactacgcaatagaaacattgattataccatgtctcattctctcataaatatatttttatttaatttatgttggttagtcttgttaatgtgTTCATCATtatctactagaatatgatctatgatcaatttataacttaaattaaagttgagataactatttatagaataacctcttatatgatTGGTATTAACCAATTTATGATATAGTTTAAtagtttaatcacataaatcctctataaaatcataactccttaaccgtagctccgaatttagtggttcttgttcccacgatctcgtagcgacgcatagattattattatgcagtttatccttatgtttggtgtaatgttaatttttgcctatacactgtttgtttgtaatgctacgactagcgtgaggacacgtgtcatcagaagagcaagttggtacctggaatctcaagtgccaggcaagttgtgcccttgattcacttttgttacccaataatgttctttattatcacttattcatgcataggtttaattttgatgggacccaatatgtcaccctagactgtttatccttttaccttgtttacccctgaatcattgggtagtcatgctattgctctatatggttttgggataatatttcattacatccatgttccaattattttgttatgttatttatgttcatgataagatcattatgttaattggaacatggagcgaccatccgggaaaacagtgctaccacaagggtttaatgggacacccttggctgattaactaggaaagctagtggaggtcttccttacccgaaaggggcaagggcagtaggggagtggtcagtgtagggaggccctcgggaggattttgctgcgatggcggtcctgcaagggattcctgcattggagcttcctataaactgtagcgggatttctgaagctagtggaactttgtaaaggcctcgtagtgttaccctgcctcgcctcctcggtagaggtgtatgggactcatgaccccttggcagatgggtaacacggcttgtgggtaaagatgcgcaacctctgcagagtgtaaaactagtatactagccgtgctcacggtcatgagcggctcggaccctcacatgattaatttatggaacctaaattcaatttgtcatttgcatttgcatgggattctttattaattttgttctattacttttattaaggtttggtatttacttacacctagtaattgctaataaaagtttgaccaacattaaaagcaatgctcagctttaaccattttctttgataagccttacacttcatgagctctcacctttggcgagttcatgcacattattccccacaacttgttgagcgatgaacgtatgtgagctcactcttgctgtctcacacccccccacaggagaagaacaggtggttcaagtggagccgcttagtgaggagttcgattcgatctaggtggcgtctcccagttgactttctggcgccaaggatggattttagatcctgctatatttatcttttattttgtaagacttccgctatgtaataagtactctgattattgtgacatttatctctatacactctgtgattatatatgttgtcttctttggcgcatgtatgagatgcacccggctttgtcccttaaaaccgggtgttacatacGCCTAGCCCTGGTCCAAAAAAGAAATGTAGAATGatgaatttgagatgtcaatagaTCATCTTTCTATCCATTTTAGTTTAGTACCTTTTTGGTGGTGATTCAAAAGCCAGTATGTTCTGGTCTTCATTTTGAAGATTGTCTTCAGTTTGAGGACTATTCTGTTGCCGTGTAAATCAATGTATTAGTGTAGAAATATGTGCATTTAAATAGTTCGCCAAAAAAACTGGAGTAACAAACACAGTGTGTCTGATTTACCTCTGGAGAAATGGCAGTTGTTATTAAGAATCGATATAGTACTTACTTGTATGTTTTGGCAGTTGAAAGTTCCAATTTTTTAGAACGTGGACTATAACTCCAAAATCCAGATAACTACAATTATAAGGTCGAAGAACATAATCCTTATTAGAATTATGAAGGCAAATGCAAGTAGGCTTTGGATGGTATAATATTAGATAAACACATACATAAAATCAATACATACGGCAAATGAGGCATGTATAAAACATAATCCTTATTAAAACTACTAACGCAAATGCAAGTACAATATGGATAATATAACATCAGGCAAGCACACACAAAGTAGACATAGATCAATATATAGGACGAACCAAAAAGGTAGCAGCAACATTACCGAAGAAAGTAATATTTACGTAGTTATTATTAAGAATCTATATAGTACTTACTTGTATGTTTTGGCAGTTGAAAGTTCCAATTCATGCGAACGTGGACTGTAACTCCAAATTCCAGATAACTACAATTGCAAGGTCGTAGCATCAAAATTAAAAGATGGAGAGTAAATAAAATGATAATACATTCACGTAAACAGATGCAATAGTAGAAGACCAATATCAAAACAGAGTTAAAACCGGGGCAAAAAAAGAGAATACTAATTAGAATACAACCACATAAGTGTAGACAGTAATGGAGGGCTAACATGTACGCATCTAACATAATGCTTATAGATAAAGAATGTAAATGCAAATAGCATCTGAGTGATAAGCAATGCTGTCACTTATAACATAATGCTTACATATAATGAACGTAATTGAAAATATACGCATCTAACATAATGCTTATAGATAAAGAATGTAAATGCAAATAGCATCTGAGTGATAAGCAATGCTGTCACTTATAACATAATGCTTACATATAATGAACGTAATTGAAAATAGCATTTGTGTGCTATAAGATTAAATGAACAAAACACATATTACACATAAATCAATATATGGGACATACAAAATAGGTAACAACAACGTGAAAGGAGAAAGAAATTAATATTTGTATAGGCAGTTACAACCAAGACAATATCTACGTATATGATTTTGTTGCCAGAACTTCCAATTTCTATGGATGTACACGTCAAGGCCAGATGCGAAACAACTATAGAAGCA from Zea mays cultivar B73 chromosome 6, Zm-B73-REFERENCE-NAM-5.0, whole genome shotgun sequence harbors:
- the LOC100281683 gene encoding Serine/threonine-protein kinase STN7, chloroplastic, giving the protein MAASGLGLSTSFLPGHDTLLRRRRRRPAGHAAASFRPVTAELGGVATELGRQLVEAVGVGLPCTVMQCGDVIYRSTLPRNDGLTITAPGLTLALATVSYLWSTPGVAPGFFDMFVLAFAERLFRPTFRKDDLVFGKKLGEGAFGVVCKASLANPEAAKKQGDLVVKKATEYGAVEIWMNERVRRACASSCADFIYGFCETKAKGKGAEEYWLIWRFEGEDTLYDLMQSKEFPYNVETKILGGIQDLPKGIARENKIIQTVMRQLLFALDGLHSTGIVHRDIKPQNVIFSEGSRTFKIIDLGAAADLRVGINYIPKEFLLDPRYAAPEQYIMSTQTPSAPSVPVATTLSPVLWQLNLPDRFDIYSLGLIFLQMAFPSLRTDSNLIQFNRQLKRCDYDLQAWRNLVEPRASAELRRGFDIMDLDGGIGWELLTSMVRYKARQRTSAKAALAHPYFNREGLLGLSVMQNVRLQLFRATQKDYSEAARWVIGLMARSGTEDVGGFTEAQLQELREIKPKKSSTQRNALASVLRLQRKIMRTIKESMDELNSQRKSIWWSRWIPREE